A stretch of the Planktothricoides raciborskii GIHE-MW2 genome encodes the following:
- a CDS encoding LCP family protein gives MPTKNLSKQKSRPKSTAQVKYQKPQKIKHPGRLLWLGFGLSGVALLSATAGALLAVSLSTTPLMQSRLSDAEASIFSEGNLADSNLRLPKLTRPVNILVLGTKVLTSDLEEEQEGTTDPSYLETVNSVEGLSDVILLLRFNPDTNQLIPLSIPRDTRTLIEGYGYRKINDANRYGGPAMAAKTVSELLGDIQIDRYIRINVFGVEKLVDALGGVNLYVPHDMKYQDDSQHLYINLQQGQQHLNGEQALQFLRFRNDQLGDIGRIQRQQILLRALVDQNLNLNTLTRLPKLLSVVKDHIDTNLSLEEIGALAGFAAQISHSDVNMLMLPGDFSDPKQYQASYWMPNYQAIDTMMAQHFDYDQHSEDYQEVDPKALRVAIQDSTEDESAVDEFISNLGSKGYGNVYNSQGWTVPLQVTRIIAQNGDVASAQAIRDDLGFGEVVVESTGSLQSDITIQLGQDWLNVQAAEAQELQKEKPWNN, from the coding sequence GTGCCCACTAAAAACTTATCCAAACAAAAATCTCGACCAAAATCAACCGCTCAAGTGAAATATCAAAAACCTCAGAAAATCAAGCATCCAGGACGTTTGCTATGGTTAGGTTTTGGCTTATCGGGAGTGGCCTTGCTCTCGGCCACCGCAGGCGCTTTACTCGCGGTTTCCCTTTCTACAACCCCTTTAATGCAAAGCCGACTTAGCGATGCTGAAGCGTCAATATTTTCTGAAGGGAATTTAGCGGACAGTAATCTTAGATTGCCAAAGTTAACCCGACCCGTAAATATCTTAGTGTTAGGCACAAAAGTGCTGACCTCAGACCTAGAAGAAGAACAAGAAGGGACGACAGACCCTTCCTATCTGGAAACGGTGAATTCCGTTGAAGGTCTTTCCGATGTGATCCTCTTACTCCGGTTTAACCCAGACACAAATCAGTTAATTCCCCTTTCCATTCCTAGGGATACCCGAACGTTAATTGAAGGGTATGGATACCGAAAAATTAACGATGCCAACCGCTATGGCGGCCCTGCTATGGCGGCGAAAACCGTCAGCGAACTCCTCGGAGACATTCAGATCGATCGCTATATCAGAATTAATGTATTCGGCGTCGAAAAATTAGTAGATGCTTTGGGTGGGGTGAATCTGTATGTACCTCACGATATGAAATACCAAGATGATAGTCAGCACTTGTATATCAATCTCCAGCAAGGGCAGCAGCATCTAAACGGCGAACAAGCATTACAATTCCTCCGGTTTCGCAACGATCAATTAGGGGATATTGGTCGGATTCAACGGCAGCAAATTTTGCTGCGAGCGTTGGTCGATCAAAACCTAAATTTAAATACTCTTACCCGTTTACCCAAACTGTTATCAGTGGTGAAAGATCACATTGATACCAATTTAAGCCTGGAAGAAATTGGTGCTTTGGCTGGATTTGCCGCTCAGATTTCTCATAGTGATGTCAATATGTTAATGCTTCCGGGTGATTTTAGTGACCCGAAACAGTATCAAGCCAGCTATTGGATGCCAAATTATCAAGCTATTGATACGATGATGGCGCAACATTTTGACTACGATCAGCATAGTGAGGACTATCAAGAGGTTGATCCCAAGGCTTTAAGAGTGGCCATCCAAGACAGTACAGAGGATGAGAGTGCGGTGGATGAATTCATCAGCAACTTGGGTAGCAAGGGTTATGGGAATGTTTATAACTCTCAAGGTTGGACAGTGCCATTACAGGTGACGCGAATTATTGCTCAAAATGGTGATGTTGCTAGTGCCCAGGCAATTCGGGATGACCTGGGTTTTGGCGAAGTGGTGGTGGAAAGTACCGGATCTTTGCAATCAGATATTACGATTCAATTGGGTCAGGATTGGTTGAACGTTCAAGCGGCAGAAGCGCAAGAACTCCAGAAAGAAAAACCGTGGAATAATTGA
- a CDS encoding M28 family peptidase, translating into MVIFMPGKSYAGELPPLTPAEQLLKKELLQDIQTLAGEIGEHNYAFPKQLAASEQFLSRSLSEAGYQVNRQTYRVDGQEFHNLEVEIKGSKKPDEIVVIGAHYDSVVGSPGANDNGSGAAAVLALARAFAVEKPDSASAPLPDRTLRFVEFVNEEPPFFWTENMGSLVYAKGCYERQENIVAMLSLETMGYYSDAPGSQQYPLGLLDTIYPITGNFIAFIGNISSGNLVREVVGNFRSHTQFPSEGTALPSNVPGAGWSDHWAFWQMGYPALMVTDTAPFRYPHYHTMEDTPDKVDGDRLARVVAGIERVIHHLVSLSQ; encoded by the coding sequence ATGGTTATTTTTATGCCAGGAAAAAGTTATGCCGGTGAATTGCCGCCGCTAACCCCAGCCGAACAATTACTAAAAAAAGAATTACTCCAAGATATCCAAACACTTGCCGGGGAAATTGGCGAACATAACTATGCTTTTCCCAAGCAGTTAGCAGCCAGCGAACAATTTTTATCTCGTTCGTTAAGCGAAGCTGGCTATCAAGTCAATCGGCAAACTTATCGGGTCGATGGCCAAGAATTCCACAATTTAGAAGTGGAAATTAAAGGCAGCAAAAAGCCCGATGAAATTGTGGTAATTGGGGCGCACTATGATTCAGTGGTGGGCAGTCCAGGAGCGAATGATAACGGCAGTGGGGCGGCGGCAGTCTTGGCTTTAGCGCGGGCTTTTGCGGTCGAAAAACCCGATAGCGCATCCGCGCCGCTTCCCGATCGCACTTTGCGATTTGTCGAGTTTGTGAATGAAGAACCGCCATTTTTTTGGACGGAAAATATGGGCAGTTTGGTTTATGCCAAAGGCTGTTATGAACGCCAGGAAAATATTGTGGCGATGCTAAGTTTAGAAACAATGGGTTATTACTCTGATGCACCGGGCAGCCAACAATATCCTCTGGGTTTATTGGATACGATTTATCCGATTACGGGCAATTTTATTGCGTTTATTGGCAATATTTCATCCGGGAATTTGGTGCGTGAAGTAGTGGGAAATTTTCGCAGTCATACCCAGTTCCCTTCCGAAGGGACTGCCCTTCCGAGTAACGTTCCTGGGGCTGGTTGGTCAGACCATTGGGCTTTTTGGCAAATGGGTTATCCCGCATTGATGGTGACAGATACGGCACCGTTTCGTTATCCTCACTATCACACGATGGAAGATACCCCAGATAAAGTGGATGGCGATCGCCTAGCGCGGGTAGTGGCAGGAATTGAACGAGTGATTCACCACCTAGTTTCGCTAAGTCAGTGA
- a CDS encoding sterol desaturase family protein, with protein MSVNSLTIDLAVDAAIFVTCFIFGSFVEYWAHRLMHKYPKTFAFHTNHHKNNEGQGVLGEFRDYFKGGVILLLPLFLYSWSVGLSWFLGGLTYGIFAAYAHQLQHENPTKCFWMKMPVHYVHHKYNQWKYNFGLGVDWWDIMFGTYKEVEWLTEKELSQPERGIFQVRWW; from the coding sequence ATGTCTGTAAATTCTCTAACAATTGATTTAGCAGTTGATGCCGCCATTTTTGTCACTTGTTTTATTTTTGGTAGCTTTGTGGAGTATTGGGCGCATCGATTAATGCATAAGTACCCGAAAACTTTTGCTTTTCATACTAACCATCATAAAAACAATGAAGGTCAAGGAGTGCTGGGTGAGTTTCGCGATTATTTCAAGGGGGGAGTTATTCTGTTATTACCCCTATTCTTATATTCTTGGTCAGTGGGACTGAGTTGGTTTCTGGGAGGGCTCACTTATGGGATTTTTGCCGCTTATGCCCATCAATTGCAACATGAAAATCCTACCAAATGTTTTTGGATGAAAATGCCCGTCCACTATGTCCATCACAAGTACAATCAATGGAAATATAATTTTGGTTTAGGGGTTGATTGGTGGGATATAATGTTTGGCACTTATAAAGAAGTAGAATGGTTGACAGAAAAAGAACTTAGTCAACCAGAACGGGGAATCTTTCAAGTGCGTTGGTGGTAG
- a CDS encoding COP23 domain-containing protein gives MSSPKLKPQNHPTMLAVKAMSMSLGVALLLGGGIAQSQIRPNNVRIPDPQPEAEGPAEPGQQNADARFTCEVVDNAYTVMYHPQSQPDRSYEWAQPRAMGGGWSEDRRCGEIARRLEFYRPDGLQELAVGVENGYNVICVTTQKNADCRIVLTVPPGEDPTLMRDRVFENLTVADSGQQTDAVNAIVGNEDSNVLGEIENILGIPMPGQQNNAPTQTTRGGINLQPFLDPADGGTGSQLN, from the coding sequence ATGTCTTCACCAAAGCTAAAACCACAGAATCATCCAACCATGTTAGCAGTCAAAGCGATGAGTATGTCCCTGGGAGTCGCGCTGCTGCTCGGAGGTGGAATTGCACAATCCCAAATCAGACCGAACAATGTGCGAATTCCTGACCCCCAACCAGAAGCGGAAGGACCCGCAGAACCGGGACAACAAAACGCTGATGCCCGGTTTACCTGTGAAGTCGTGGATAACGCCTACACCGTGATGTATCATCCCCAAAGCCAGCCCGATCGCTCTTATGAATGGGCGCAACCAAGAGCAATGGGCGGTGGTTGGTCAGAAGATCGCCGTTGTGGGGAAATTGCCCGTCGCTTAGAATTCTATCGCCCCGATGGTTTACAAGAATTGGCCGTAGGAGTGGAAAATGGCTACAACGTCATTTGTGTCACCACACAGAAAAACGCCGATTGTCGGATTGTCCTGACTGTACCCCCAGGAGAAGATCCCACCCTGATGCGCGATCGGGTCTTTGAGAACTTAACCGTCGCCGACAGTGGTCAACAAACCGATGCCGTCAATGCCATAGTCGGCAACGAGGACAGCAACGTACTCGGTGAAATCGAAAATATTCTCGGCATCCCCATGCCTGGGCAACAAAATAATGCTCCCACGCAGACAACTCGCGGTGGCATCAATCTTCAACCATTCTTAGATCCTGCTGATGGTGGCACCGGCAGCCAACTCAATTAA
- the tumE gene encoding toxin TumE — MNVLFDYLERVEQAIQQCSNVYVERYEEEILTPKRVNLKIRLRFNQTHLLEINEAIVVADNQLDFLDYRYHFQDENNCLVFRYDSTPHFPNLPNFPHHKHLPDDTISSEKPEIPEVLKEAIELLG; from the coding sequence ATAAATGTTTTATTTGATTACCTGGAGAGAGTGGAACAAGCAATTCAACAGTGTAGCAATGTTTATGTTGAACGCTATGAAGAGGAAATTTTAACCCCAAAAAGGGTTAATCTGAAAATTAGACTGCGCTTTAATCAGACTCATTTATTAGAAATCAATGAAGCCATCGTTGTTGCAGATAATCAATTAGATTTTCTCGATTATCGCTATCATTTTCAAGACGAAAATAATTGTTTAGTTTTTCGCTACGATAGCACCCCTCATTTTCCAAATTTACCTAATTTTCCGCATCACAAACACTTGCCGGATGATACGATATCTTCTGAAAAGCCTGAAATTCCCGAAGTATTGAAAGAAGCAATTGAGTTACTTGGATAA
- a CDS encoding DsbA family protein, with amino-acid sequence MKRFRLISFLVTSFLIGCIALTGCTTGTTDNQKLEEQVLQIIRDNPQVIIESVQAYQQQEENQMRAARQAFLQQMLTNPAAVIGNSPTVGAAEQKIVLVEFSDFQCPFCARAHQTIKGFMEKYKGEVTLTYKHLPLASIHPQAMPAAKAAWSAQQQGKFWEYYDALFEQQKDLGENLYVAIAENLNLDLDKFNRDRQSKEAEAAINQDVQLARQLGINGTPFFFLNEEAFSGALELPEIEQILAKVKQS; translated from the coding sequence ATGAAGCGGTTTCGCTTAATCAGTTTTCTTGTCACCAGTTTTTTAATCGGTTGCATCGCTTTGACCGGGTGTACCACAGGAACGACGGACAATCAAAAACTAGAAGAACAGGTATTACAGATTATTCGTGATAATCCACAAGTGATTATCGAGTCCGTGCAAGCTTATCAGCAACAAGAAGAAAATCAGATGCGGGCAGCCCGACAAGCATTTTTACAACAAATGCTGACAAATCCGGCGGCAGTGATTGGCAATTCTCCCACCGTTGGGGCTGCTGAACAAAAAATAGTCTTAGTGGAGTTTTCCGACTTTCAATGTCCATTTTGTGCCCGGGCGCATCAGACCATCAAAGGGTTCATGGAGAAATATAAAGGTGAAGTGACTTTAACTTATAAACATTTACCTTTGGCTTCAATTCATCCCCAAGCAATGCCTGCGGCGAAAGCGGCTTGGTCTGCCCAACAACAAGGAAAATTCTGGGAATATTACGATGCTTTGTTTGAACAGCAAAAGGATCTAGGAGAAAATTTGTATGTGGCGATCGCCGAAAATTTAAATCTGGATTTAGATAAATTTAATCGCGATCGCCAGAGCAAAGAAGCGGAAGCCGCCATTAATCAAGACGTTCAATTAGCCCGTCAGCTAGGAATTAACGGCACTCCCTTCTTTTTCCTGAATGAAGAAGCCTTTTCCGGTGCCTTAGAACTCCCGGAAATCGAGCAAATCTTGGCAAAAGTGAAACAATCTTAG
- a CDS encoding S8 family serine peptidase yields MSKPLVSKKIGFITGGIALALLGIPALALQTSVGEAGIDARRLHNPPYNLTGRKISIGAVDIGRPRQFGIDKSVNRHREIPVTRVFFQDKSPNDQADAINEPNKQQAEQHAEQVASVMISSDKRLRGVAPDANLYATAVGMLQRSAQPEECLAAQHLALQNSGDVRAINFSFGETLQEDPRPNARLDGKALLTLCVDWSSRVHDVLYVIAGNQGMGGIPIPTDNYNGVNVAFTTLYNGVFSKIDLANLGTNFTGVFSRLTGFESNVDNRRLITLAAPGSNLEIMTMDGQVTQTSGTSFAAPHVTATVALLQEYSDRQLRQLLVQENIPNWTLDARNPQVMKAVLVNSTDKIKDNGDGKTLGMTRTIFANSKQDWLSSPAYRDQKLPLDGEMGSGQLNAYRAYQQFSAGQWQPDAPVPAIGWNYRTISEKSFDDYVLDQELVAGSYVSITLNWNRLVELNDGNNNGLYDLGETFSDKGLNNLDLYLLNADEDLSRLSEQDVARKAIWSSVSDVDSLEHIFYQIPKTGRYKIRVYYKQRVHENTQDYAIAWWTVPANSRRSE; encoded by the coding sequence TTGTCTAAGCCACTGGTATCGAAAAAAATTGGATTCATTACGGGTGGGATCGCCTTGGCGTTATTAGGGATTCCGGCTTTGGCCTTACAAACTTCTGTGGGAGAAGCGGGGATTGACGCTCGCAGACTGCACAATCCGCCCTATAACTTGACGGGGCGAAAAATTTCCATTGGGGCGGTCGATATTGGCAGACCCCGACAGTTCGGCATTGATAAATCCGTGAACCGTCATCGGGAAATTCCCGTGACGCGAGTGTTTTTTCAAGATAAATCGCCCAATGATCAAGCTGATGCGATCAATGAACCGAATAAACAACAAGCGGAGCAACACGCTGAACAAGTGGCGTCGGTGATGATTAGTTCCGACAAACGTTTGAGGGGGGTGGCGCCTGATGCAAATCTCTATGCCACAGCGGTGGGAATGCTTCAGCGCAGCGCCCAGCCCGAGGAATGTTTGGCAGCGCAACATTTAGCCCTACAAAATAGCGGCGATGTCCGAGCGATTAATTTTAGTTTTGGGGAAACCTTACAAGAAGATCCGCGACCGAATGCGAGGCTCGATGGTAAAGCGTTGCTGACTTTGTGTGTGGACTGGTCTTCGCGAGTACACGATGTGCTGTATGTGATTGCCGGAAACCAAGGTATGGGCGGCATTCCGATTCCCACGGATAATTACAATGGGGTGAATGTGGCATTTACGACCCTGTATAACGGGGTGTTTAGTAAAATTGACTTGGCTAATTTAGGCACGAATTTTACTGGGGTTTTTAGTCGTTTAACCGGGTTCGAGTCAAATGTGGATAATCGTCGGTTAATTACTCTGGCCGCGCCAGGAAGTAATCTGGAAATTATGACGATGGATGGGCAAGTTACCCAAACCAGTGGCACCAGTTTTGCGGCGCCTCATGTGACGGCAACGGTGGCTTTGTTGCAAGAATATAGCGATCGCCAACTCCGCCAGTTGCTTGTCCAGGAAAACATCCCCAATTGGACTTTAGATGCTCGTAATCCCCAAGTGATGAAGGCGGTTTTGGTCAACTCCACCGATAAAATTAAAGATAATGGAGACGGCAAAACTTTGGGAATGACCCGCACTATTTTTGCCAATAGCAAACAAGACTGGCTGAGTTCCCCAGCTTACCGAGACCAAAAACTGCCTCTTGACGGGGAAATGGGTAGTGGTCAACTCAATGCTTACCGCGCTTATCAACAGTTTAGTGCCGGTCAATGGCAGCCCGATGCCCCAGTCCCGGCGATCGGTTGGAATTACCGCACCATTTCGGAAAAATCTTTTGATGACTACGTTTTAGACCAAGAGTTAGTCGCTGGGAGTTATGTCTCGATTACCCTCAACTGGAACCGTTTGGTAGAACTCAACGATGGGAATAATAATGGTCTATACGATCTCGGTGAGACTTTTAGCGATAAAGGGTTAAATAATCTCGATCTATATCTGTTGAATGCCGATGAGGATCTCAGTCGTCTTTCTGAGCAAGATGTGGCGAGAAAGGCGATTTGGTCTTCAGTCAGTGATGTGGATAGCTTGGAACATATTTTTTATCAAATTCCCAAAACAGGTCGTTACAAAATCCGCGTTTATTACAAGCAACGGGTGCATGAAAATACCCAGGATTATGCGATCGCCTGGTGGACTGTTCCCGCCAACTCCCGGAGGTCAGAATGA
- the rpe gene encoding ribulose-phosphate 3-epimerase gives MTQTKSEKPIVISPSILSADFSRLGEEIRAVDEAGADWIHVDVMDGRFVPNITIGPLIVDAIRPVTKKPLDVHLMIVEPEKYVADFAKAGADIISVHAEHNASPHLHRTLCQIKELGKQSGVVLNPSTPLDLIEYVLEVCDLVLIMSVNPGFGGQSFIPEVVPKIRKLRQICAEKGLDPWIEVDGGLKANNTWQVLEAGANAIVAGSAVFNAKDYKAAIEGIRHSKRPERELVTA, from the coding sequence ATGACCCAGACCAAATCAGAAAAACCAATTGTAATTTCCCCTTCTATTCTATCAGCGGATTTTAGCCGCTTGGGTGAGGAAATTCGCGCCGTAGATGAGGCGGGCGCTGACTGGATCCATGTTGATGTGATGGACGGTCGGTTTGTCCCGAATATTACCATCGGGCCATTAATTGTTGATGCCATTCGCCCGGTGACGAAAAAACCCCTAGATGTCCACTTGATGATTGTGGAACCGGAAAAGTATGTGGCAGATTTTGCCAAAGCTGGGGCAGATATTATTTCCGTCCATGCCGAACATAATGCTTCTCCCCACCTGCATCGTACCCTTTGCCAGATTAAAGAACTCGGCAAGCAGTCTGGAGTGGTCCTTAATCCTTCTACTCCCTTAGACTTGATCGAATATGTCCTGGAAGTTTGCGATCTGGTGTTGATTATGAGCGTCAACCCTGGGTTCGGCGGCCAAAGCTTTATTCCTGAAGTGGTGCCCAAGATCCGCAAGTTGCGGCAAATCTGCGCGGAAAAAGGTCTCGATCCCTGGATTGAGGTTGACGGCGGATTGAAAGCCAATAATACCTGGCAAGTTCTGGAAGCTGGTGCTAATGCAATTGTTGCCGGTTCTGCGGTGTTTAACGCTAAAGACTATAAAGCAGCGATTGAAGGTATTCGCCATAGTAAGCGACCAGAACGGGAATTAGTCACAGCATAA
- a CDS encoding fatty acyl-AMP ligase, with the protein MLETSSEFAKFANQSATLLDLVQERALNQPDEVVYRFLGDGERESGSLTYQQLDTMARAIAAELQSLGATGERALLIYSFSDTLEFIVAFFGCVYAGTIAVTTYPPRPNQSLAGFQSRVSSSEARFILTTAALFNLAKKQLGEYPELANCTKVLTDQITSDSASAPLRERASKWVKPDLTPESLVFLQYTSGSTGNPKGVMVTHKNMLYNSEMIYRGFGHSRRSAGVIWLPLYHDMGLIGGVIQPLYGGFPVVLMSPMTFLQKPFLWLQAVSRYQATTSGGPNFAYDLCLRRVTDKQLATLDLSHWEVAFSGAEPVRAETLEKFAQKFAPCGFRPEAFYPCYGMAETTLLVSGGEKTAPPTIRYLDGAGLEENRIVPVAKDAPGSRAIVSCGHAWLDQKILIVDTETLTECPPDQVGEIWVSGSGVGMGYWNRPEETEKTFNAYLADSGEGPFLRTGDLGHLHNGELFVAGRFKEMMIIWGRNQYPQNIEATVEACHPSLRPGCGAAFSVEADGEERLVIAYEVERTFLRQLPVEEIVTAIRQAIAAEYVAEVYAIALLKTASLPKTSSGKIQRYLTKQQFLEGTLNVVAQWQLPKDEQGDILDVLSSTGG; encoded by the coding sequence ATGTTAGAGACCAGTTCAGAATTTGCCAAATTTGCCAATCAATCTGCCACGTTACTAGACCTGGTACAAGAAAGGGCTTTAAATCAACCCGATGAAGTCGTCTATCGATTTTTGGGCGACGGCGAAAGGGAATCCGGCAGTCTGACTTATCAGCAGTTGGATACTATGGCCCGGGCGATCGCTGCTGAACTTCAGAGCTTGGGTGCCACTGGTGAGCGAGCGTTACTGATTTACTCTTTCTCCGATACTTTGGAATTTATCGTCGCTTTCTTTGGTTGTGTCTATGCGGGAACGATCGCCGTCACCACCTATCCCCCCAGACCCAACCAGTCTTTAGCGGGTTTTCAGTCGCGGGTATCGTCTTCTGAAGCGCGTTTTATCCTCACCACCGCCGCGCTATTCAACCTAGCCAAAAAACAACTAGGAGAATATCCCGAATTAGCCAATTGCACCAAGGTACTGACGGATCAAATTACCAGCGATAGCGCATCCGCGCCGCTTCGCGAACGCGCCTCAAAGTGGGTCAAACCGGATCTCACCCCAGAGTCGTTAGTCTTTCTCCAGTACACTTCGGGCTCCACCGGCAACCCCAAAGGGGTAATGGTGACGCATAAAAATATGCTCTACAACTCGGAGATGATTTATCGCGGATTTGGGCATAGTCGCCGCAGCGCGGGAGTGATTTGGCTGCCCCTTTACCATGACATGGGACTCATTGGCGGCGTCATCCAGCCCCTTTACGGCGGTTTTCCCGTCGTCCTCATGTCCCCCATGACCTTTTTACAAAAACCTTTTTTATGGTTACAAGCGGTTTCTCGCTATCAAGCCACCACCAGTGGCGGCCCAAATTTTGCTTATGACCTTTGTTTAAGGAGGGTTACAGACAAACAACTGGCCACCCTTGACCTGAGTCATTGGGAAGTGGCTTTTTCTGGGGCCGAACCCGTCCGGGCAGAAACCTTAGAAAAATTTGCCCAAAAGTTTGCCCCTTGCGGCTTTCGCCCAGAGGCTTTTTACCCCTGTTATGGCATGGCAGAAACCACCTTATTAGTGTCTGGGGGTGAGAAAACTGCCCCGCCGACCATTCGCTATTTAGACGGCGCCGGGTTGGAAGAAAATCGCATTGTCCCAGTGGCAAAAGATGCTCCAGGGTCAAGGGCGATCGTCAGTTGCGGTCATGCTTGGTTAGATCAGAAAATTTTGATTGTTGACACGGAAACTTTGACCGAATGTCCCCCAGACCAGGTGGGAGAAATTTGGGTGTCTGGGTCAGGGGTCGGCATGGGTTATTGGAACCGCCCGGAAGAAACGGAAAAAACTTTTAATGCTTATTTGGCAGATAGCGGAGAAGGGCCATTTTTACGGACTGGAGATTTAGGACATCTCCATAATGGTGAACTTTTTGTAGCCGGTCGCTTTAAGGAAATGATGATTATTTGGGGTCGCAACCAATATCCCCAAAATATTGAAGCGACGGTCGAAGCTTGTCATCCCTCTTTGCGTCCCGGTTGTGGGGCGGCGTTTTCCGTGGAAGCGGACGGAGAGGAAAGGTTGGTCATTGCTTATGAGGTGGAACGGACTTTTCTGCGTCAGTTGCCAGTCGAGGAAATTGTTACGGCGATCCGACAGGCGATCGCGGCTGAATATGTGGCAGAAGTATATGCGATCGCGCTGTTAAAAACTGCCAGTCTGCCCAAAACTTCCAGTGGCAAAATTCAGCGCTATTTGACCAAGCAACAGTTTCTCGAAGGCACCCTGAATGTAGTTGCCCAGTGGCAACTGCCCAAAGATGAGCAAGGGGATATTCTTGACGTGCTCTCCAGTACGGGAGGTTAA
- the tumA gene encoding antitoxin TumA: MRKQTIQYTSPLDALVAVAKRLSVYEQEQKMDSEEFFDKYNRGLLADDARFIEWANDYRHYLALHQELEQRLN; the protein is encoded by the coding sequence ATGCGTAAACAGACGATTCAATATACATCCCCATTAGATGCATTAGTCGCAGTTGCCAAGAGACTGAGCGTGTATGAACAGGAGCAAAAAATGGATTCTGAAGAATTTTTTGACAAATATAATCGAGGGTTGTTAGCAGATGATGCTCGATTTATAGAATGGGCAAATGACTATCGTCATTACTTAGCACTGCATCAAGAACTAGAGCAACGACTAAATTAG